In the genome of Segatella copri, one region contains:
- a CDS encoding ABC-F family ATP-binding cassette domain-containing protein, producing MISVEGLKVEFGVKPLFHDVSFVINDRDRIALVGKNGAGKSTMLKILCGLQKPTDGVVAIPNETTIGYLPQVMKLQDDTTVKEETRKAFAHNTEMKARLDKMQQEMADRTDYESESYAQLVEKFTQEHERYMMMGGENYEAEIERTLSGLGFTREDFERPTREFSGGWRMRIELAKILLQKPDVLLLDEPTNHLDIESIQWLEQFLAQSAKAVVLVSHDRAFINNVTNRTLEITCGRVEDYRVKYDEYIVLRAERREQQLRAYENQQKEIADIKDFIERFRYKPTKAVQVQSRIKQLEKIVPIEVDEVDNKQMHLKFPPCLRSGDYPVICDEVRKDYGSHTVFDHVNLTIKRGEKVAFVGKNGEGKSTLVKCIMGEIPFTGNLKIGHNVQIGYFAQNQAQLLDENLTIFQTIDNVATGEMRLKVNDLLGAFMFGGETSEKYVKVLSGGERSRLAMIKLLLEPVNLLILDEPTNHLDMQSKDVLKEAIKAFDGTAIIVSHDREFLDGLVDKVYEFGGGKVREHLGGIYDYLRAHNAESINQALANQGGKGMASAGSPSGSSASAGSSGSSSSGSSSSSASSSSSSSESSSGKISYAEHKEQQKKIRKAEKAVKECEAKIEKLEARKAEIDALLMKPENATNMELVTEYTNLMKTLDEENDRWMILSEELEEVKNS from the coding sequence ATGATTTCAGTAGAAGGACTGAAAGTAGAGTTTGGCGTAAAGCCACTCTTCCATGATGTAAGCTTCGTCATTAACGACCGCGACCGCATTGCCCTGGTGGGTAAGAACGGCGCCGGCAAATCTACGATGCTCAAGATACTCTGCGGATTGCAGAAACCTACGGATGGCGTGGTGGCTATCCCTAACGAAACCACCATCGGCTACCTGCCACAGGTGATGAAACTGCAGGATGATACCACCGTGAAGGAGGAAACCCGAAAGGCTTTCGCCCACAATACCGAGATGAAGGCCCGACTCGACAAGATGCAGCAGGAGATGGCCGACCGCACTGATTACGAGAGCGAAAGCTATGCCCAGCTGGTGGAGAAGTTCACTCAGGAGCACGAGCGCTACATGATGATGGGCGGCGAAAACTACGAGGCTGAGATAGAGCGAACCCTGAGCGGACTCGGTTTCACCCGCGAGGATTTCGAGCGACCTACACGTGAGTTCTCCGGAGGATGGCGCATGCGTATCGAGCTGGCGAAAATCCTGCTTCAGAAGCCGGATGTGCTCTTGCTCGATGAGCCTACCAACCACCTCGACATCGAGAGTATCCAGTGGCTGGAGCAATTTCTGGCGCAGAGTGCCAAGGCTGTGGTGCTGGTGAGTCACGACCGTGCCTTTATTAATAATGTAACCAACCGCACGCTGGAGATTACCTGCGGCAGGGTAGAGGATTACAGGGTGAAATATGATGAGTACATTGTGCTCCGTGCCGAGCGCCGTGAGCAGCAGTTGCGTGCCTACGAGAACCAGCAGAAGGAAATAGCTGATATCAAGGACTTTATAGAGCGATTCCGCTATAAGCCAACCAAGGCTGTGCAGGTGCAGAGCCGCATCAAGCAGTTGGAGAAAATCGTTCCTATCGAGGTGGATGAGGTGGATAACAAGCAGATGCATCTCAAGTTCCCTCCTTGCCTCAGAAGCGGCGACTATCCGGTTATCTGCGATGAGGTGCGGAAGGATTACGGCTCGCATACCGTGTTCGACCACGTGAACCTTACCATCAAGCGTGGCGAGAAGGTGGCGTTCGTGGGCAAGAACGGCGAGGGTAAATCTACCCTGGTGAAATGTATCATGGGCGAGATTCCGTTTACGGGCAATCTGAAGATAGGACATAATGTTCAGATAGGCTACTTTGCACAGAACCAGGCACAGCTGCTGGATGAGAACCTTACCATCTTCCAGACCATCGACAATGTGGCTACGGGCGAGATGCGTCTCAAGGTAAACGACCTGCTGGGTGCCTTCATGTTTGGCGGCGAGACATCAGAAAAGTATGTCAAGGTGCTGAGCGGTGGTGAGCGCAGCCGATTGGCGATGATCAAGCTGCTGCTTGAGCCGGTGAATCTGCTCATTCTCGATGAGCCTACCAACCACCTGGATATGCAGTCGAAGGATGTGCTGAAGGAAGCTATCAAGGCATTCGACGGCACCGCCATCATCGTGAGCCACGACCGTGAGTTCCTCGATGGCTTGGTAGATAAGGTATATGAGTTTGGTGGCGGCAAGGTTCGTGAGCACCTGGGCGGCATCTATGATTACCTGCGTGCCCACAATGCCGAGAGCATCAACCAGGCACTCGCCAATCAGGGTGGCAAGGGCATGGCATCAGCCGGATCTCCATCGGGTTCATCCGCTTCGGCAGGTTCATCAGGTTCATCCTCATCGGGTTCATCCTCTTCATCCGCCTCATCATCCTCTTCCTCTTCCGAGTCATCTTCCGGCAAAATCAGTTATGCCGAGCACAAGGAGCAGCAGAAGAAGATTCGCAAGGCAGAAAAAGCAGTGAAGGAATGCGAGGCGAAGATTGAGAAGCTGGAAGCCCGAAAAGCCGAAATCGATGCCCTGCTGATGAAGCCGGAGAACGCCACCAACATGGAGCTGGTTACGGAATACACCAATCTGATGAAGACCCTCGATGAGGAAAACGACCGCTGGATGATTCTCTCAGAAGAACTGGAGGAAGTGAAGAATTCATAA
- a CDS encoding M13 family metallopeptidase — protein MKMKYILPMMMLAAMPLAADAQNKSGLVMSNLDKTAKPADDFYQFATGGWQKSHPLPAAYSRYGSFDKLTEDNNKRINSILAELEKKTYKEGTIERKLSDFYKMALDADRRNKEGIAPVKPLLAELAAAQTKADLQKLQIKYAALGLGVDYGSYFAADEKNVTMNIFNVLQGGLTLGAKDYYLNNDAATVAIREAYKKYIAQMFQLYGFSAADAQKKAEKVFLHETNLALISKSRTELRDPQANYNKMTLKEFKENYPNIPLEALANAEGIKSEYIQQMVVGQPAFLAGYDKISAAENAETLKALMEWGVICNSCSYLSDDIRMANFDFFGKTMSGRQEDHPLWKRATAQVEAQMGEALGRIYCKKFFPESSKKMMETLVKNLQISLGQRIDAQKWMSAETKAAAHDKLSKFYVKIGYPKQWTDYSKLTIDPSKSFYENVLVCRKFRADKMIAEKAGKPVDKEEWFMTPQTVNAYYNPTTNEICFPAGILQYPFFDAKADEAFNYGAIGVVIGHEMTHGFDDQGRQYDASGNLKDWWTPADAEGFNKRADMYADFFSNIKVLPDLNANGRFTLGENLADHGGLMVSFNAFKNATAKKPLKNKDGFTADQRFFLAYAGVWGQNITEKEIRNRVKNDPHALGKWRVNGALPHIDAWYEAFGVKQGDKMFIPKNNRLELW, from the coding sequence ATGAAAATGAAGTACATTCTTCCGATGATGATGCTCGCTGCCATGCCTTTGGCTGCTGACGCTCAGAACAAATCGGGACTTGTCATGAGCAATCTTGACAAGACAGCCAAGCCGGCTGATGATTTCTACCAGTTTGCCACAGGCGGATGGCAGAAGAGCCACCCACTGCCTGCTGCCTACAGCCGATATGGCAGTTTCGACAAGCTCACAGAAGACAACAACAAACGTATCAACTCAATCCTTGCAGAACTCGAGAAGAAGACCTACAAGGAAGGAACCATCGAGAGAAAACTCTCTGATTTCTACAAGATGGCCCTCGATGCCGACCGCCGCAACAAGGAAGGCATCGCCCCAGTGAAGCCTCTGCTCGCAGAACTCGCTGCAGCACAGACTAAGGCTGATTTGCAGAAACTGCAAATCAAGTATGCTGCCCTGGGTCTCGGCGTGGATTACGGTTCTTACTTCGCAGCCGACGAGAAGAACGTAACCATGAACATCTTCAATGTGCTCCAGGGCGGCTTGACCCTCGGTGCCAAGGATTATTATCTCAACAACGATGCTGCCACAGTAGCTATCCGTGAGGCATACAAGAAGTACATCGCCCAGATGTTCCAGCTCTACGGATTCTCTGCTGCCGATGCTCAGAAGAAGGCTGAGAAGGTATTCCTCCACGAAACCAATCTCGCCCTCATCTCAAAGAGCCGCACCGAACTGCGCGACCCTCAGGCAAACTATAACAAGATGACCCTGAAGGAGTTCAAGGAGAACTATCCTAACATTCCGCTGGAGGCACTTGCCAACGCTGAGGGCATCAAGAGCGAGTATATCCAGCAGATGGTGGTAGGTCAGCCTGCTTTCCTCGCCGGATACGATAAGATTTCTGCTGCCGAAAACGCCGAGACCTTGAAGGCGTTGATGGAGTGGGGCGTTATCTGCAATTCATGCTCATACCTGAGCGACGATATCCGCATGGCAAACTTCGATTTCTTCGGCAAGACCATGAGCGGCCGTCAGGAGGATCACCCATTGTGGAAGCGTGCCACAGCGCAGGTAGAGGCTCAGATGGGCGAGGCACTCGGAAGAATCTACTGCAAGAAATTCTTCCCTGAGAGTTCTAAGAAGATGATGGAGACGCTGGTGAAGAACCTGCAGATTAGTCTCGGTCAGCGCATCGACGCTCAGAAATGGATGAGCGCTGAAACCAAGGCTGCAGCCCACGACAAGCTCAGCAAGTTCTACGTGAAGATTGGTTATCCAAAGCAGTGGACCGACTACAGCAAGCTGACCATCGACCCATCCAAGAGTTTCTACGAGAACGTATTGGTGTGCCGTAAGTTCCGTGCCGACAAGATGATAGCCGAGAAGGCAGGTAAGCCAGTGGATAAGGAAGAGTGGTTCATGACTCCTCAGACCGTGAACGCATATTACAACCCAACCACCAACGAAATCTGCTTCCCAGCCGGTATTCTTCAGTATCCATTCTTTGATGCCAAGGCCGACGAGGCATTCAACTATGGTGCCATCGGTGTGGTAATCGGTCATGAGATGACCCACGGCTTCGACGATCAGGGTCGCCAGTATGATGCCAGCGGTAACCTGAAGGATTGGTGGACGCCAGCTGATGCCGAGGGTTTCAACAAGCGTGCGGATATGTATGCTGATTTCTTCAGCAACATCAAGGTATTGCCTGATTTGAATGCCAACGGGCGTTTCACTCTGGGTGAGAACCTTGCCGACCACGGCGGTTTGATGGTATCCTTCAATGCCTTCAAGAATGCGACAGCCAAGAAGCCATTGAAGAACAAGGACGGTTTCACAGCCGACCAGCGTTTCTTCCTCGCCTATGCCGGTGTTTGGGGTCAGAACATCACCGAAAAGGAGATTCGCAACCGTGTGAAGAACGATCCTCATGCCCTTGGTAAGTGGCGTGTTAACGGAGCTCTCCCTCACATCGATGCCTGGTATGAGGCATTCGGCGTAAAGCAGGGCGACAAGATGTTCATTCCAAAGAACAATCGTTTGGAGCTTTGGTAA
- a CDS encoding IS1182 family transposase: MAYKKGQDRRQRVLFPDCIDEYVEADAPVRLFDAFVDNLKMDELGFVRSTPAETGTPGYDPRDLLKLYIYGYFYQVRSSRKLARECKCNVEVMWLLNKLTPDFRTISDFRKDNKKAITKVFKEFNKFCMGLKLFSKSYISIDGSKFKAVNAKDNNLTLSKLDDRIKRLDEHISIYMEELEAYDHEEGRRLSKDELQRKLDVCKERKERYEGYRDTLEKSGESQISLTDPDSRLMKANEGFCVGYNVQTAVDAESHMIAGFLVTNSPTDHGQLTSVASEVKADYGVDVLESTADKGYECPEDHADALANGIVPNVIQRDGSCTEQVQFDYNEATITDEQKSSTNPEDLKACLEAAVIPEAYKDFLTDAQIVEVKEYTSDVAESAVLKMTPGQMRAKALEGYFVRDAERNLVYCPQGEILRQKSIKRNGMIRYCNKLACKKCKCKCTIQKFKEADFNKDTLIKATEAKRKQLKEENKDKPKPPRMKIVKKVVRYVLHLDQNKMDNRKCLSEHPFGTMKRALGQYYFLLKGKLKVTAEMGLFCLSYNLRRAISLKGVPALIASLG, translated from the coding sequence ATGGCATATAAAAAAGGACAAGATAGACGACAGAGGGTTCTTTTCCCTGATTGCATTGACGAGTATGTAGAGGCTGACGCCCCTGTTCGCTTGTTTGATGCTTTTGTCGATAATCTCAAAATGGATGAACTGGGATTCGTCCGCAGTACTCCTGCAGAGACAGGTACTCCTGGATATGATCCTCGCGATCTCCTCAAACTCTATATTTATGGTTACTTCTATCAGGTACGTTCCTCTCGCAAACTTGCTCGTGAGTGCAAGTGTAACGTAGAGGTAATGTGGCTGCTCAACAAGCTGACTCCTGACTTTCGTACAATCTCCGATTTCCGCAAGGACAACAAGAAGGCTATTACTAAAGTTTTTAAAGAGTTCAACAAGTTTTGTATGGGACTGAAGCTCTTTTCCAAGTCGTACATCTCTATTGATGGAAGCAAGTTTAAGGCTGTAAATGCTAAAGACAACAACCTTACTCTAAGCAAACTCGATGACCGAATCAAGCGTCTTGATGAACATATTTCAATCTATATGGAAGAACTTGAAGCATACGATCATGAGGAAGGACGCAGGCTCTCTAAAGATGAGTTGCAACGTAAGCTTGATGTTTGCAAGGAGCGCAAGGAACGCTATGAGGGATACCGTGATACACTTGAGAAAAGTGGTGAAAGCCAGATTTCCTTAACCGATCCTGATTCCCGACTAATGAAAGCCAACGAAGGCTTTTGTGTCGGTTATAATGTGCAAACTGCAGTTGATGCGGAGAGCCATATGATAGCAGGCTTCCTGGTAACCAACAGTCCAACAGACCATGGTCAGCTTACAAGCGTAGCATCTGAGGTGAAAGCCGATTATGGTGTTGACGTTCTTGAATCAACTGCAGACAAGGGGTACGAGTGTCCCGAGGATCATGCAGATGCATTGGCTAATGGTATCGTACCAAATGTCATCCAACGTGATGGCAGCTGCACGGAGCAGGTTCAGTTTGACTATAACGAAGCTACCATAACTGACGAACAAAAGTCAAGTACTAATCCAGAAGATTTGAAGGCATGTCTTGAAGCTGCAGTCATACCGGAAGCCTACAAGGATTTTTTAACCGATGCACAGATTGTAGAGGTCAAGGAGTACACTTCTGATGTAGCAGAGTCTGCTGTACTGAAGATGACTCCCGGGCAGATGCGTGCCAAGGCTCTTGAAGGATACTTCGTGAGGGATGCCGAACGCAATCTTGTCTATTGTCCGCAAGGAGAAATCCTGAGGCAAAAGTCTATCAAAAGAAACGGTATGATCCGCTATTGCAACAAGCTTGCATGTAAAAAATGCAAGTGCAAGTGTACCATCCAGAAGTTCAAGGAGGCAGACTTCAACAAAGACACCTTGATAAAGGCAACCGAAGCAAAACGCAAGCAACTCAAAGAAGAGAATAAGGACAAGCCAAAACCTCCAAGAATGAAGATCGTGAAGAAGGTTGTCCGTTACGTTTTACATCTAGATCAGAACAAGATGGACAATCGCAAATGCCTCTCCGAGCATCCTTTTGGAACCATGAAGCGAGCACTTGGGCAATACTACTTTTTACTGAAAGGCAAACTGAAAGTAACTGCTGAGATGGGTCTCTTTTGCCTATCTTATAACCTTCGTCGTGCCATATCTCTCAAAGGTGTACCTGCTTTGATTGCTTCTCTTGGATAA
- a CDS encoding smalltalk protein produces the protein MSKENWKLVLKVLISLLTAIGATLGVTSCM, from the coding sequence ATGTCGAAAGAAAACTGGAAACTTGTACTTAAGGTTTTGATTTCGCTTCTCACAGCCATCGGCGCCACGCTGGGCGTAACGAGCTGCATGTGA
- a CDS encoding DNA-binding protein, with amino-acid sequence MGINVKAVERKIAYLSKEKDVYMYVMQPMFYNKLTPEKVIQEAAIRGGLTTAVMKVAYSALSEVLKAWATEGHSVAIPGLGTMRFGLRADAVKSVDEVSSKLITLRRVIFTPSVEIKQELANTSISITCYDRNGKIVKNVSSKDSNDVEDTEGDGKENGGTTGDTAGGTTGGTTGGTTGDTTGGGSQTGKDEGNGDSADVTI; translated from the coding sequence ATGGGAATTAATGTAAAAGCAGTGGAGCGCAAGATCGCTTATTTGAGTAAGGAGAAGGATGTGTACATGTACGTGATGCAGCCTATGTTCTACAACAAGCTCACCCCGGAGAAGGTGATTCAGGAGGCTGCCATCCGTGGCGGACTGACCACCGCCGTGATGAAGGTGGCCTACTCAGCCTTGAGCGAGGTGCTGAAGGCATGGGCCACAGAGGGTCACTCGGTGGCTATCCCGGGGTTGGGCACCATGCGTTTCGGTCTGCGTGCCGACGCGGTGAAGTCGGTGGATGAGGTGAGCAGCAAGCTCATCACCCTGCGCCGCGTGATTTTCACCCCGAGTGTGGAGATTAAGCAGGAGCTTGCCAACACGAGCATCAGCATCACCTGCTACGACCGCAACGGCAAGATTGTGAAGAACGTATCTTCCAAGGATTCGAATGATGTGGAGGATACTGAGGGCGACGGTAAGGAGAACGGCGGCACTACTGGTGACACAGCAGGCGGCACCACTGGCGGCACTACTGGCGGCACTACCGGGGATACCACTGGCGGCGGTTCGCAGACCGGCAAGGACGAGGGTAATGGCGACTCTGCGGATGTAACCATCTAG
- a CDS encoding N-acetylmuramoyl-L-alanine amidase, which translates to MARLITMIVVHCSATRCNQPYPVQQLFHDHVEVNHWRYIGYHFYITRSGRVETTRPLERTGAHAKGHNAHSIGICYEGGLDEQGQIADTRTEEQKKAMAKLIVQLKQQFPTIHKVLGHRDLPGVQKACPCFDATTLQPLLHLKCKS; encoded by the coding sequence ATGGCTAGATTGATTACAATGATTGTGGTTCACTGCAGCGCTACCCGCTGCAACCAACCTTACCCAGTGCAGCAACTCTTTCACGACCATGTGGAGGTGAACCACTGGCGCTACATCGGCTACCACTTCTACATCACCAGAAGTGGCAGAGTGGAGACCACCCGACCTCTGGAGAGAACGGGCGCACATGCCAAGGGGCACAATGCCCACAGCATCGGCATCTGCTACGAGGGAGGACTCGACGAGCAGGGACAGATAGCCGACACCCGCACCGAGGAGCAGAAGAAGGCGATGGCGAAACTCATCGTGCAACTGAAGCAGCAGTTTCCTACCATCCACAAGGTGCTGGGCCATCGCGACCTGCCAGGTGTGCAGAAAGCATGCCCATGCTTCGATGCCACCACGCTTCAGCCACTGTTACATCTGAAATGTAAATCTTAA
- a CDS encoding DUF4248 domain-containing protein, which translates to MSVTKQHFVERRMMGKQELAHLYFPHSKQNGHAARDKFMDWVKGCHPLYAKLLELGYTPSVHDFSPKMVDYIFYYLGEPDGV; encoded by the coding sequence ATGAGTGTTACAAAACAACATTTCGTAGAACGTAGAATGATGGGCAAGCAGGAGCTTGCTCATCTCTACTTCCCCCACAGCAAGCAGAATGGGCATGCGGCAAGGGATAAGTTCATGGATTGGGTAAAGGGATGTCATCCGCTTTATGCCAAACTGCTGGAACTGGGCTACACGCCATCGGTTCATGATTTCTCGCCCAAGATGGTGGATTACATCTTCTACTATCTGGGGGAGCCCGACGGGGTATGA
- a CDS encoding DUF5675 family protein has protein sequence MEIKIIRFGRYHHAVSGRLLIDGQHVCDTLEQDTGSLPEGEYVMCRNKASALPYYIYSGKEDIGSGLEQKADCAKEQKSDCVPEEKNRKVFLSMGNGIHGWRRRCIIVGECLHLGFLIRSQEHYDQLLPRLRMQLVRHRPIVVKISRSPDFVDAA, from the coding sequence ATGGAGATTAAAATCATTCGTTTTGGTAGATATCATCATGCCGTAAGTGGCAGGTTGCTGATAGATGGTCAGCACGTTTGCGATACCTTGGAGCAGGATACCGGCAGTCTGCCCGAGGGGGAGTATGTCATGTGCCGCAACAAGGCATCGGCATTACCTTATTATATATATAGTGGAAAGGAGGATATAGGCAGCGGTTTGGAGCAGAAAGCAGATTGTGCTAAGGAGCAGAAATCAGATTGTGTTCCGGAGGAGAAAAACAGGAAGGTTTTTCTGTCGATGGGGAATGGCATTCATGGCTGGCGCCGCCGTTGCATCATCGTGGGCGAGTGCCTTCATCTGGGCTTCCTCATCCGCAGTCAGGAGCATTACGATCAGCTTCTGCCCCGTCTCCGCATGCAGCTGGTCCGCCATCGCCCCATCGTGGTGAAGATTTCCCGTTCCCCCGATTTCGTGGATGCGGCGTAA
- a CDS encoding helix-turn-helix transcriptional regulator, translating into MEIKNNINSRPFTPVSPGSILKDELEARSLPVEVFAEKIGLDKLTLEELLNGKLILSSEIANSLDKALGIPASFWLSLQSAYEEDLNQSQNKGSFRSFFDKFSRNRVAL; encoded by the coding sequence ATGGAAATAAAAAATAATATCAATTCTCGTCCATTTACACCTGTTAGTCCAGGTAGTATATTAAAGGATGAACTGGAGGCTCGCAGTCTTCCAGTAGAAGTTTTTGCAGAAAAAATAGGTCTTGATAAATTGACATTGGAAGAGCTGTTGAATGGAAAACTTATTTTAAGTTCTGAGATTGCAAACTCTTTAGATAAAGCTTTAGGCATTCCTGCTTCTTTCTGGCTTTCCTTGCAGTCTGCCTACGAAGAGGATTTGAATCAAAGTCAGAATAAAGGTAGTTTTCGATCGTTCTTTGATAAGTTTTCAAGAAATCGTGTAGCTCTTTAA